Proteins co-encoded in one Capsicum annuum cultivar UCD-10X-F1 chromosome 9, UCD10Xv1.1, whole genome shotgun sequence genomic window:
- the LOC107842114 gene encoding putative laccase-5 — protein sequence MQALIGHYKFNIQMQNVTRLCQTMSIVTVNGLFPEPRIIAREGDRLVIKAWSETTKKWMGRWTCLYYTMPNSDRAKLYIQVYY from the exons ATGCAGGCATTAATAGGCCACTACAAGTTTAAT ATTCAAATGCAAAATGTGACAAGATTATGTCAAACAATGAGCATTGTGACGGTGAATGGCCTGTTTCCAGAGCCTAGAATTATTGCAAGAGAAGGAGATAGACTTGTTATTAAG GCATGGAGTGAGACAACTAAGAAGTGGATGGGCAGATGGACCTGCTTATATTACACAATGCCCAATTCAGACAGGGCAAAGTTATATATACAAGTTTACTATTAA